The Candidatus Manganitrophaceae bacterium sequence GGACCCGATGTCGCCCTCCAGCAACACACGGCATATCCAGAGGTGAAAACCGCGACGCTCAATCTTTTACCCGATCAGGCATTTGCGCAGGCTCTCACCGCTGCACGTGAGAGAGGATGGGACATTGTTGCGGCAGATTTAGAGGAAGGGCGCATCGAGGCAACGGGCACAACGCTTTGGTTTGGGTTCAAAGACGATGTCGTCATCCGTATCACTCCCAGCGATAACGGGAGTCGTATTGATGTGCGTTCGGTCTCCCGTGTCGGGCTAAGCGACGTTGGAACAAACGCTAGACGGATACAAAATTTCCTGGAACAGTTACATAGAATACCGGACTGATCTGGAACACTTCGGTGAAGTTTCCTTAAGTAATCGTCTTATGGAAGGAGGGGGGAATTATGGGGATATCAAAAAAGGAAGTGTTACTGAGCACGGCTGTCGATATCGGAAAGCTCTATGCCTTTCTTGCTCAAGCCCTTCGGGTGGTGATCGAACCAGAAGCGGCCAATGGGATATCTGAAGTTCTTTTCAACGAACAGTTGGACAAGATTCGGGCGGATCTAGATCCAAAACTGTCAAAGAATCGAATCGTACGAAAAAATATTGCAGAAATCCACCAGGACGTTACGAAGATCCGAATAGCAGCTTCAACTGAAGCGACACGCATGAGTGCTGTTAAGGATGCACGGAACTACCTTCCGACTGTTGAGGAACGCTCTCGAACCGTCAGTGACCTCGTTGCATTGTTTCGATCTCTTTAAAGGGTTTTTGGGGAAGATCAGGAGGTTGAGGATGGTAAGGTTTGATCATATCCTTCTCGCTTATGTTTCTTGAAGAACCTTATGATACAGCTCAGACCAAAGACTGAGAAGTTAGGGAAGAGCAAGGAACGATGAATTCCCCATCCTTTGGTTTTTGCTTTACAATGAGACGGCAGGGGTAGGAAGTTTTACGCCGCGGGATTTCAGATCCGCCTCAATATTAAAGAGCGCGGCCTTCCCGGTGTTTCCTTCAAAGATATTAGCGATTGAATCATCGGCATAGGTTGACTTGTCTGATCTCTCCATTGGATCGCGGCTGGGATTTTTTTTATCCTTCCAGGCCTTCAGGCAGGCCCTGGTGATGATCTTTCCGAGCGGCGGGGGGTTGTAGAGGACTTTCTTGATTGACAGAGGGTTCATGGAAAGCGGGTTGAAATTTTGAGGAAGATAGCCCTCCTTGACAAGGCGCTCCGTCAGACCTGTATTCGGCTGGATACCGAGAAAGAAGAGAGCGGGATAAACCTGCGGCTCTCCCATAATGGCGATGATTTTCTTGTAGGATTCGATACTTTCCAAGAGGGTCTCTTCGGTGTCCCCCGGAGAATTAAGAGAATAGTTCAGGATGATCCTCCCTTTATATCCCGCCTCCTTTAAATACCGACATCCTTCATAGAGTTTTTCCAGACGGAAACCCATTCTCATCCCATCCAGGACCGCCTGTGAACCGGAGGTGATCGCGATCTCTGTGTCGCCAAGCCCCGACTGGACCATCAGGCGGGCCAGGTCCTTTGTGATGAGACTGGTCCGGATGTAGCCGCCCCATTCGATCTTCATTTCGCTTGCGATGATGCGCTCCAGGGTCTCGGTACAATGTGAATAATATTTTGATCCGGGCACCCACTGGGCATCGGCAAACCAGAAGCGGCGGGTTCCCCAGCGGTCATAAAAGGCCTTCATCTCAGCCACGATGTTTTCCGCGGGCCGGGTATAAACCCGCTTTCCCTCAATATAGGGGTAGAGACAGAATTGGCAGTCATAAGGGCATCCCCGCTTGGTCTGAATGCCGATGATTTCACCGGTAAAGGCCTCAAACTGCGGGAAGATCGACTCAATATAAGCAGGGTCCTGAACAGAGTCGTCGAGCAGAACAGGTGCCTTTTGTTTTCCGGTAAAGACCTGATCCCCCTTGCGGAAGATACAGCGGTCCTCCATAATGGACTGGTCTTCATAGACATGGAC is a genomic window containing:
- a CDS encoding radical SAM protein → MRPKAVLYVFLPCKKIYPLGLTYLAHFLHQRHPEAPQKILDLSLIPRHQRKAALRDLVSSFQPDLIAFSWRDIQVFAPHEGDGALKFAFDFYYSFNPIKKLIAAIEGLRSLWLYYGNLNEHFSYFKLIRKGFPKIQMIVGGGGFSVFSKEIIRRLPEGVIGIIGEGEDALVHVYEDQSIMEDRCIFRKGDQVFTGKQKAPVLLDDSVQDPAYIESIFPQFEAFTGEIIGIQTKRGCPYDCQFCLYPYIEGKRVYTRPAENIVAEMKAFYDRWGTRRFWFADAQWVPGSKYYSHCTETLERIIASEMKIEWGGYIRTSLITKDLARLMVQSGLGDTEIAITSGSQAVLDGMRMGFRLEKLYEGCRYLKEAGYKGRIILNYSLNSPGDTEETLLESIESYKKIIAIMGEPQVYPALFFLGIQPNTGLTERLVKEGYLPQNFNPLSMNPLSIKKVLYNPPPLGKIITRACLKAWKDKKNPSRDPMERSDKSTYADDSIANIFEGNTGKAALFNIEADLKSRGVKLPTPAVSL